Genomic window (Vigna unguiculata cultivar IT97K-499-35 chromosome 10, ASM411807v1, whole genome shotgun sequence):
AAGGGTCCTACTGCATAAACACAAGGGATTCTTCCTTTCTCCTGTTCTTGTTGCAATGCCCTTATGGTCCCTTCTTCCATCTCCAAAAAGTTGTTAACCAATATTCCATCAGCTAGGTAGAATCTTTCATTGCCTTCATTACTCAAAAGATTCAAAACATCAGTGTTcattatgaaagaaagaaaacaaaagtagaTTGAAGCTTTCATTATTACCTTCAAGAAACTGTTTGTATGCTGCACCTGATCGATTCTGAAGAGGGTCTGGAAGATCAGTTCCATGAATCGGTATGCAACCAGGAATCTCTATAGGTTCTGCAAGGTCTCTGTACTCACAAGATATTGCCTTGTCAAGCACAGAAGAATACAAACAAAGTGACAGTAACATAGCTGTGGATGGAAAATATGTGTAGGACAACACATTGAGTTCCTTTCCAAAGGGTAACACTTGTGTTATCAAACCGTCAGAAATGACTGCAACAAGCCTTGAAGTAGCATGCAGTGCCTTCAATGCATCATGGATTAGAGGTAGAGAACGAGAGATTGTGAACTGAACTTGGATTGCAGGGTGAGTGTCATGTGGAAGGTCCTCCAAGTTCACTGGTGGAAGGAACATCTGGGTGAGGGTTAAGGGAAGAGAATCAAAAAGGGCTTTGGTGTTGTTGCAGGGTGAGCCAAATGTAGGGTTAATGCATGTGACATGAATATCATGGTGGAGATGAACCAGTCTCTTTGAGAACTCAAGAATTGAACGTAGATGACTGTATACTGGAACTGACACTATTGCTATGTGAGTTTTGGCCTCCATTGATTAACTATAATGCAGTTTTTCTCACCAAATATATGTTTCATAGGTTTATGAAAAAGTTGGTGAATTTATAGAGAGTTCTTCAGTTTGctcattctctctctcttttagTTTGAAACATCTTCTATAATGTGGAAGTTTTGAGATATTTCATTGTAAAACCACCATTGTTGTTTTTGCAGTTTGTGGAATTTAATGAAACATGATTCTACATGCATTATGTTACAATACATTTCAAATTGAACGCTTTGAGAATTTGGAGTTACAGAAGAAATATCAGTGAATGAATGAGTAATTAACTTCAAAATGAAAGTGTGCAACTAGTTCACAGTAAGCAATGCTTGTTGATATTTTCATAacatcaattaattaatataagtaaataattattctCATAAATATTGAGATAACCTCTATAACATTGTTAACGACCACTTAATTAATTTCCTTAAAGCTACTTTAAACTGATATGCGTATGcatgttaaaatatatagaattttaaatttgttagtgataatattttaaaaaattatttatcgattt
Coding sequences:
- the LOC114166898 gene encoding hydroquinone glucosyltransferase-like; this encodes MEAKTHIAIVSVPVYSHLRSILEFSKRLVHLHHDIHVTCINPTFGSPCNNTKALFDSLPLTLTQMFLPPVNLEDLPHDTHPAIQVQFTISRSLPLIHDALKALHATSRLVAVISDGLITQVLPFGKELNVLSYTYFPSTAMLLSLCLYSSVLDKAISCEYRDLAEPIEIPGCIPIHGTDLPDPLQNRSGAAYKQFLEGNERFYLADGILVNNFLEMEEGTIRALQQEQEKGRIPCVYAVGPFVQEEPCREGSNDDTKYLRWLDKQQSNSVLYVSFGSGGTLSHEQIKELAWGLELSGQKFLWVLRPPNRFGIIADIGARNGDPFEFLPDGFVKRTEGHGLVVPYWASQVQILGHGAIGGFLCHCGWNSTLEGVVHGIPLIAWPLFAEQKMNAVLLSEDLKVALRVRVSENGIVEREEIRRIIRKLMVGEEGKGIRQRMKILKNAAFDAVKDEGSSTVTLTQLALKWKSLSF